In one window of Helianthus annuus cultivar XRQ/B chromosome 17, HanXRQr2.0-SUNRISE, whole genome shotgun sequence DNA:
- the LOC110935396 gene encoding ESF1 homolog, translating to MDEVLVENKKLVAENKKVSDKERHLEMRVKKLENENQELVKKVDANQSEIDVLKVRVAELEEEKTRRDEQNEYFKLKNKELEAAKKSRDHEFYMLSKVVESMLGTSVEQKFEELQVEEIRAQCQAEMDKQMQDKGKGVEGSSAMTERSIVPSMVVENPEPISAISGLFEDETPMDELIGDSDDDDEEEEEEKKDGKDDKVFSASSHSSDDNDDDAQGGTGLRVTEASSEQNLFLGLNVYREMLHSVNPEFKIDSEEELESFDINQQPEYTYKYVEEADKYD from the exons ATGGACGAAGTGTTAGTGGAAAACAAGAAGTTAGTTGCTGAAAATAAGAAAGTGTCTGATAAAGAAAGACATCTTGAGATGCGTGTGAAGAAGTTAGAGAATGAAAATCAAGAGTTGGTGAAAAAGGTTGATGCTAATCAATCTGAGATTGATGTATTGAAAGTACGTGTTGCAGAGCTAGAAGAAGAGAAGACAAGACGTGATGAACAAAATGAATACTTCAAGTTAAAGAACAAAGAACTGGAAGCAGCTAAAAAATCAAGAGATCATGAGTTCTATATGCTGAGTAAAGTCGTTGAAAGCATGCTTGGAACATCAGTAGAACAAAAATTTGAAGAGCTGCAAGTTGAGGAGATCAGGGCACAATGTCAAGCAGAAATGGATAAACAGATGCAAGATAAAGGTAAGGGAGTTGAAGGTAGTTCTGCTATGACAGAAAGatcaattgttccttcaatggttGTTGAGAATCCAGAACCTATTTCTGCTATTTCTGGCCTGTTTGAAGATGAAACTCCTATGGATGAGTTGATTGGAGATagtgatgacgatgatgaagaagaagaggaagaaaagaaagatggTAAAGATGATAAAGTATTTTCTGCGAGCAGTCATAGTTCTGATGATAATGACGACGATGCTCAAGGAGGTACTGGATTGAGAGTTACTGAAGCTTCTTCAGAACAAAat TTATTCTTGGGATTGAATGTTTACAGAGAAATGTTGCATTCTGTGAATCCTGAATTCAAGATTGATTCTGAAGAAGAATTGGAATCTTTTGATATCAATCAACAACCTGAATACACgtataagtatgttgaagaggctgataAGTATGATTGA